The following are encoded in a window of Roseimicrobium gellanilyticum genomic DNA:
- the sucC gene encoding ADP-forming succinate--CoA ligase subunit beta, producing MNIHEYQAKELFEKFGVATPKGKVASTAAEAGAAARELGGEGLVVKAQIHAGGRGKGTFKNGFKGGVHVINTAAEAEDIAGKMLGQTLVTHQTGPDGKLVSKVLVAKSVDIAKEYYFAILLDRANSRHSIIASTEGGVNIEEVAEKTPEKIIKEGIHPTLGLQAYQCRKVAAALGLRGALMNQAVKLFTALYNLFIKVDCSMVEVNPLAITTDNQLVALDAKFNFDDNALYRQKDVVAMRDKTEEDPREVAASEYNLNYIGLDGNIACLVNGAGLAMATMDIIKFSGGDPANFLDVGGGASKEQVTAAFKIILGDPNVKGILVNIFGGIMDCNIIATGIIAAAQETSLSIPLVVRLEGNNVVAGKKTLADSGLAITSADDLADAAKKIVAAVAAA from the coding sequence ATGAACATCCACGAATACCAGGCCAAGGAGCTTTTTGAAAAATTCGGCGTCGCCACTCCCAAAGGAAAGGTCGCCAGCACGGCGGCGGAAGCGGGTGCTGCTGCGCGCGAGCTTGGCGGTGAGGGACTTGTGGTGAAGGCACAGATCCATGCCGGTGGACGTGGCAAGGGTACTTTCAAGAATGGATTCAAGGGCGGCGTGCATGTCATCAACACCGCTGCGGAGGCGGAGGACATTGCAGGCAAGATGCTGGGCCAGACCCTCGTGACCCATCAGACCGGCCCCGACGGCAAGCTGGTGAGCAAGGTGCTCGTGGCGAAGTCCGTGGATATTGCCAAGGAATACTACTTTGCCATCCTGCTGGACCGCGCGAACAGCCGCCACTCCATCATCGCCAGCACTGAAGGCGGCGTGAACATCGAAGAGGTTGCCGAAAAGACTCCTGAAAAGATCATCAAGGAGGGCATCCACCCCACCCTTGGCCTGCAGGCCTACCAGTGCCGGAAGGTGGCAGCGGCTCTCGGATTGCGTGGTGCGCTCATGAACCAGGCGGTGAAGCTCTTCACCGCGCTCTACAATCTCTTCATCAAGGTCGACTGCTCCATGGTCGAGGTGAACCCGCTGGCCATCACCACGGACAACCAGCTCGTGGCCCTTGATGCGAAGTTCAACTTCGATGACAACGCGCTCTACCGTCAGAAGGACGTGGTGGCCATGCGCGACAAGACGGAGGAAGACCCCCGTGAGGTCGCCGCAAGCGAGTACAACCTGAACTACATCGGTCTGGATGGAAACATCGCCTGCCTGGTGAACGGCGCAGGTCTGGCCATGGCCACCATGGATATCATCAAGTTCTCCGGTGGCGATCCTGCCAACTTCCTCGACGTGGGTGGCGGCGCTTCCAAGGAGCAGGTGACGGCTGCCTTCAAGATCATTCTCGGAGACCCGAATGTGAAGGGCATCCTCGTGAACATCTTCGGCGGCATCATGGACTGCAACATCATTGCCACCGGCATCATCGCCGCTGCGCAGGAGACCAGCCTTTCCATCCCGCTCGTTGTGCGCCTTGAAGGCAACAACGTGGTCGCCGGCAAGAAGACGCTGGCAGACAGCGGCCTTGCCATCACGAGCGCGGATGACCTCGCTGATGCCGCGAAGAAGATCGTCGCGGCGGTTGCGGCAGCTTAA